The following is a genomic window from bacterium.
AGTTAAGAATTCCAAATGGATGTGCTCCTCCCCACCATCCAACAGTATTTGTAGGAAATCTATTATGTGAAATCCATAAATATCCTTTATAATCATAAATTTTAAAAAAATCAGCAATTTCATCTGGATTTCCTACACCTTTAAAAATACCCATATTTTTTCCAGATGAAATAACAAAAGCACTCTCTATTTTTTTATTTATAAACATAACAGTTTTTACAATAAAATCTTCTTCAGTTGACTTAGCTTCTTCATTAATTTTTTCTTCCTTTATCTTCAAAAAATACCTCCACATAATAGGGATATTTTTCAATTTGTGATTTTTATTCGTTGGAATTGATTCTGAATGAATTATTTCAAAATTTGCTTCCAGATAATCTTCACAAGTTTCTATATCTTTTTCACTATTATACATAATATGGAAACACCATTTATCAGAAAATTCAGGATAAATTCCATAACCAGCAAATCCAGAACCAAGGCCATTTCCTCTTTCAACCATATTACAAATTGATAAAATAATTCTTTCACCAGAAAATAAATTCCCATTTTTTGAAATAATTCCACTTACTCCACAACCAGATGGTATCTTACAAATTCTATCATCCATTTTTATAGAATTGGCAAATATGTTTTAATTTCATATTCATGGACTATTTTTCTATATTCATCCCATTCAATCTTTTTTGCAGTAAGTAAGTTTGTATATATATGTTCTCCAAGTGTTTCTTTAAGCAATTGGCTTTTTTCTGCTATCTCTATTGCTTCTATTAAACTTCCTGGTAAAACATCAAGTCCCAATCTTTTCCTATCTTCCTCTGTTAAATGGTATACATCCATCTCAAGTGGTTCAGGTAATTTATAATTTCCTTCAATCCCTTTCATTCCTGCCTTTACCATACACGCAAATGCAAGATAGGGATTGCATACAGGGTCTGGTGAACGAAATTCTATCCTTGTTGATTTTTCTTTACCAGGTCTATACATAGGAACTCTTATCAATGTGCTTCTATTCCTTCTTGCCCAACATATATAAACAGGTGCTTCATATCCAGGAACAAGTCGCTTATAAGAATTTACCCATTGATTACATACAAATGTTATCTCTTTTGCATGTTTTAAAAGACCTGCTATGTACTTTTTTGCAATATCGCTTAAATAAAATTCATCCTTTGGGTCAAAAAATGCATTCT
Proteins encoded in this region:
- a CDS encoding glutamine synthetase, translating into EKAVAAMICDILNPDRTPYEGDSRYILKKNLEYMKEKGYTFYVGPELEFFIFKSDKMTEILDNGGYFDVATLDAATDVRREIILTLEEMGIKVEYSHHEVAPSQHEIDLRYTDALTMADIVMFYRMIAKEIASKYGFYITFMPKPIYGVNGSGMHTHQSLFKGEKNAFFDPKDEFYLSDIAKKYIAGLLKHAKEITFVCNQWVNSYKRLVPGYEAPVYICWARRNRSTLIRVPMYRPGKEKSTRIEFRSPDPVCNPYLAFACMVKAGMKGIEGNYKLPEPLEMDVYHLTEEDRKRLGLDVLPGSLIEAIEIAEKSQLLKETLGEHIYTNLLTAKKIEWDEYRKIVHEYEIKTYLPIL